A single region of the Pontibacter kalidii genome encodes:
- the arsC gene encoding arsenate reductase (glutaredoxin) (This arsenate reductase requires both glutathione and glutaredoxin to convert arsenate to arsenite, after which the efflux transporter formed by ArsA and ArsB can extrude the arsenite from the cell, providing resistance.) — protein MLKIYHNNRCSKSRQTLELINQAGQEVEVVEYLKTPPSAQELRNILQKLHMKPEQLLRKGEAIYKEKYKGQELSDEEWIQAMVAHPVLIERPIVVKGDKAVLGRPPEKVQELL, from the coding sequence ATGCTGAAGATTTACCATAACAACCGCTGCAGCAAAAGCCGCCAGACGCTGGAGCTGATTAACCAGGCAGGGCAGGAGGTAGAGGTAGTGGAATACCTCAAAACACCGCCCTCCGCCCAAGAACTGCGCAACATCCTGCAGAAGCTGCACATGAAGCCTGAACAATTGCTGCGCAAAGGCGAAGCCATCTACAAGGAAAAGTACAAAGGCCAGGAGCTGTCGGATGAGGAGTGGATACAAGCGATGGTAGCGCACCCGGTGCTCATCGAACGCCCGATCGTGGTGAAGGGAGACAAAGCCGTGCTGGGGCGTCCGCCGGAGAAGGTGCAGGAGTTGCTGTAA
- a CDS encoding ATP-dependent helicase has translation MDYISLLNESQRAAVLHTEGPAMIIAGAGSGKTRVLTYRIAHLISLGVDPFNILALTFTNKAAKEMRHRIEKVIGNEAKNIWMGTFHSVFSRILRAEAEKIGYPKSFTIYDTDDSKTLIRNIVKEMNLDDKLYKPNVVLGRISSAKNKLISVKQYVNDPVIQADDEAAMRPKIGKIYEMYQSRCFRAGAMDFDDLLFNTNVLFKDHPDALNKYQNIFNFVMVDEYQDTNYSQYLITRKLAAQNRNIVVVGDDAQSIYAFRGADIQNILNFERDYPELQVFKLEQNYRSTKNIVHAANSVIKNNQAQLRKDVFTDNEEGPLIEVIKANSDNEEGKLVATTIFEEKMSNHLSYDDFAILYRTNAQSRAMEEALRRMNIKYKIIGGLSFYQRKEIKDLIAYLRLTVNPNDEQALRRVINYPKRGIGETTEQKLFVTANDTNHSVWEVVQNATEFLGNRVGTAIENFSIMIRDFSRIAEHSDAFEIAKHIAKHSGIVDELYQDKTVEGLARYENIQELLNGIKEYVDDPEKEDKSLSAFLQDIALVTDADTKADDGGEFVTLMTIHSAKGLEFKNVFIVGMEENLFPSQMMLNSRADLEEERRLFYVAITRAEKKLYLTYATSRYQWGNLRACEKSRFLDEIDPKFLNFKYGEPQASGGNVFDRVLQRKSSISSLVQPPARKQAATAYTAPADFKPSDTSNLAAGMRVEHPKFGFGVVAKMDTQGNSTKAIINFEEVGEKTLLLSFAKLRIHE, from the coding sequence GCAGCGCGCGGCGGTACTGCACACCGAGGGACCAGCCATGATCATTGCCGGCGCCGGCTCCGGCAAAACAAGGGTACTTACTTACCGGATCGCCCACCTCATCAGCCTGGGGGTGGACCCGTTTAATATACTGGCCCTTACCTTTACCAACAAGGCGGCCAAGGAAATGCGCCACCGTATCGAGAAGGTGATCGGCAACGAGGCCAAAAATATCTGGATGGGCACCTTCCACTCGGTGTTCTCGCGCATCCTGCGGGCGGAGGCCGAAAAGATCGGCTACCCGAAGAGCTTCACCATCTACGATACCGACGACTCCAAAACGCTCATTCGCAACATCGTGAAGGAGATGAACCTGGACGATAAGCTCTACAAGCCGAATGTGGTGCTGGGTCGCATCTCCTCAGCCAAGAACAAACTCATCTCGGTAAAGCAGTACGTTAACGACCCGGTTATTCAGGCCGACGACGAAGCGGCGATGCGCCCGAAGATCGGCAAGATTTACGAGATGTACCAGAGCCGCTGCTTCCGCGCCGGCGCCATGGACTTCGATGACCTGCTGTTCAACACCAACGTGCTGTTCAAAGACCATCCGGATGCGCTCAACAAGTACCAGAACATCTTCAACTTCGTGATGGTGGACGAGTACCAGGATACGAACTACTCCCAGTACCTGATCACACGCAAGCTGGCCGCCCAGAACCGCAACATTGTGGTGGTGGGTGATGATGCGCAGTCGATCTACGCCTTCCGCGGCGCCGATATCCAGAATATCCTCAACTTTGAGCGCGACTACCCGGAGCTGCAGGTATTCAAGCTGGAGCAGAACTACCGCTCTACCAAAAACATCGTGCACGCGGCCAACTCTGTTATCAAGAACAACCAGGCGCAACTGCGCAAAGATGTGTTCACCGATAACGAGGAAGGCCCCCTCATTGAGGTGATCAAGGCCAACTCCGATAACGAGGAAGGCAAACTGGTGGCCACCACCATCTTCGAAGAGAAGATGAGCAACCACCTCTCCTACGACGACTTTGCCATCCTGTACCGTACCAATGCGCAGTCGCGGGCCATGGAGGAAGCGCTGCGCCGCATGAACATCAAGTATAAAATCATCGGCGGCCTGTCGTTCTACCAGCGCAAGGAGATCAAGGACCTGATTGCCTACCTGCGCCTGACGGTGAACCCGAACGACGAGCAGGCGCTGCGCCGCGTCATCAACTACCCTAAGCGCGGCATTGGCGAAACGACGGAGCAGAAGCTCTTTGTGACGGCCAACGACACCAACCACAGCGTATGGGAAGTGGTGCAGAACGCCACCGAGTTCCTGGGCAACCGCGTCGGCACCGCCATCGAGAATTTCTCCATCATGATCCGCGACTTTTCCCGCATTGCCGAGCACAGCGACGCCTTCGAGATAGCCAAGCACATTGCCAAGCACTCCGGAATTGTGGATGAATTGTACCAGGATAAAACCGTAGAGGGCCTGGCACGTTATGAGAACATACAGGAGTTGCTGAACGGTATCAAGGAGTACGTGGATGACCCGGAGAAGGAAGATAAAAGCCTCTCGGCCTTCCTGCAGGACATTGCCCTGGTAACCGATGCCGATACCAAAGCCGATGATGGCGGGGAGTTCGTGACGCTGATGACCATTCACTCGGCCAAGGGCCTGGAGTTTAAGAACGTATTTATTGTGGGGATGGAAGAGAACCTCTTCCCGAGCCAGATGATGCTGAACTCCCGCGCCGACCTGGAGGAGGAACGCCGTTTGTTCTATGTGGCTATTACGCGTGCCGAGAAGAAACTATACTTAACTTATGCCACCAGCCGTTACCAGTGGGGCAACCTGCGGGCCTGCGAGAAGAGCCGCTTCCTCGACGAAATTGATCCGAAGTTCCTTAACTTTAAGTATGGCGAGCCACAGGCAAGCGGTGGCAACGTGTTCGACCGGGTGCTGCAGCGCAAGAGCAGCATCAGCAGCCTGGTACAGCCACCGGCACGCAAGCAGGCGGCAACGGCCTATACCGCCCCCGCCGATTTTAAGCCGAGCGATACCTCTAATTTGGCAGCCGGTATGCGGGTAGAGCACCCAAAATTCGGTTTCGGCGTAGTAGCCAAAATGGATACGCAAGGCAACAGCACCAAAGCTATCATCAACTTCGAGGAGGTAGGCGAGAAAACCCTGCTCCTGAGCTTTGCCAAGCTGCGGATACATGAGTAG
- a CDS encoding LolA-like protein, whose product MKKHLITGGGILLLCLMLFPSLGFALAPKPKYKNGTEVIKAMYKRWQGKWYPNFQFEQRAIFYENGQVSKEEVWQELYSQPGRLHIRFNGFESGNGVVFKNDSVFHFKDFELAAKMPQVHPLVLLSFDVYFLKPEESIAKLQQLNIDLGKVYESNWQGRKTIVVGTTNPEDANSPQFWVDKERLYVLRVITNSKGSVRDVEMNNYQLLEEKWVATEIIFKTDGETTLREEYYNMRFPKSTDRSWFDPENFSNSRWQ is encoded by the coding sequence ATGAAAAAACACCTGATTACCGGCGGCGGTATACTGCTGCTTTGCCTGATGCTTTTCCCCAGCCTGGGCTTTGCCTTAGCGCCCAAGCCAAAGTATAAAAACGGCACTGAAGTTATTAAAGCCATGTACAAGCGCTGGCAGGGCAAATGGTACCCCAATTTCCAGTTCGAGCAGCGCGCCATCTTTTACGAGAACGGGCAGGTAAGCAAGGAGGAAGTATGGCAGGAGCTCTACAGCCAGCCGGGTCGCCTGCACATCCGCTTCAATGGCTTTGAGAGCGGCAATGGGGTCGTTTTCAAAAACGACTCTGTGTTCCATTTCAAGGATTTTGAGCTGGCTGCTAAAATGCCACAGGTGCACCCACTCGTGCTGCTCTCCTTTGATGTATACTTCCTGAAACCGGAGGAAAGCATTGCCAAGCTACAGCAGCTCAACATCGACCTGGGCAAAGTATATGAATCCAACTGGCAGGGCCGCAAAACCATCGTGGTGGGCACCACAAACCCGGAAGACGCAAACAGTCCACAGTTTTGGGTAGATAAGGAGCGCCTGTACGTGCTGCGCGTGATCACCAACAGCAAGGGCAGCGTGCGCGATGTGGAGATGAACAACTACCAGCTCCTGGAGGAAAAATGGGTCGCTACGGAGATCATCTTTAAAACCGACGGAGAAACCACACTGCGGGAGGAATATTATAACATGCGTTTCCCCAAAAGTACGGACCGCAGTTGGTTCGACCCGGAGAACTTTAGCAACTCCCGCTGGCAGTAA
- the murA gene encoding UDP-N-acetylglucosamine 1-carboxyvinyltransferase produces the protein MASFEVIGGSKLKGDIYPQGAKNEALQILCAVLLTPEPVTISNVPDIRDVNKLIELLQDMGVKVERNAPDTYTFQADDINLDYLNSERFVEQGRAIRGSVMIVGPLLARFGEAKMPKPGGDKIGRRRLDTHFIGLEKLGAKFNYDTPDVFYSAKAGRLKGAYMLLDEASVTGTANILMAAVLAEGTTTIYNAACEPYVQQLSRMLNRMGAKVSGIGSNLLVIEGVEKLGGTEHRMLPDMIEIGSFIGMAAMTGSEITIKDCQIPELGLIPDTFQRLGIKMEFRGDDIFIPEQDRYEVDTYIDGSILNISDHTWPGLTPDLLSVALVVATQAKGTVLIHQKMFESRLFFVDKLIDMGAQIILCDPHRATVIGQNKQIPLRGIRMTSPDIRAGVALLIAALSAEGKSIIDNVEQIDRGYQNIDGRLRALGAQIRRL, from the coding sequence ATGGCTTCTTTTGAAGTAATTGGCGGCAGCAAGCTGAAAGGCGATATATATCCGCAAGGTGCCAAAAACGAGGCGCTGCAGATTCTTTGCGCTGTGCTGCTAACCCCAGAACCCGTAACGATCTCCAATGTACCGGACATTCGGGACGTAAATAAACTTATTGAGCTCCTGCAGGACATGGGCGTGAAGGTGGAGCGCAACGCCCCCGACACCTATACGTTCCAGGCAGACGACATCAACCTGGATTACCTGAACTCCGAGCGGTTTGTGGAGCAGGGACGCGCCATCCGTGGCTCGGTGATGATCGTGGGGCCGCTGCTGGCCCGGTTCGGAGAGGCTAAAATGCCGAAGCCAGGCGGGGACAAGATCGGTCGCCGCAGGCTGGACACGCACTTTATCGGTCTGGAAAAGCTTGGCGCCAAGTTTAACTACGACACCCCGGATGTGTTCTACAGCGCCAAGGCTGGCCGGCTGAAGGGTGCTTACATGCTGTTGGACGAAGCCTCTGTAACCGGTACAGCCAACATCCTGATGGCCGCCGTTCTGGCCGAAGGCACTACTACCATTTACAACGCCGCCTGTGAGCCCTACGTGCAGCAGCTGAGCCGCATGCTCAACCGCATGGGTGCGAAGGTGAGCGGCATCGGCTCCAACCTGCTGGTAATTGAGGGCGTGGAGAAACTGGGTGGTACCGAGCACCGCATGCTGCCGGATATGATCGAGATTGGCTCCTTTATTGGCATGGCCGCCATGACCGGCTCTGAAATCACCATCAAGGACTGCCAGATTCCGGAGCTTGGCCTGATACCGGACACGTTCCAGCGCCTGGGCATTAAAATGGAGTTTCGGGGCGATGATATCTTTATACCGGAGCAGGACCGCTACGAAGTAGATACCTACATCGACGGAAGCATCCTCAACATCTCCGACCATACCTGGCCTGGCCTCACGCCGGACCTGCTGAGCGTGGCGCTGGTAGTGGCCACACAGGCCAAAGGCACCGTGCTGATTCATCAGAAGATGTTCGAGAGCCGTTTGTTCTTCGTGGACAAGCTCATAGACATGGGCGCGCAGATCATACTTTGCGACCCGCATCGCGCCACCGTTATCGGCCAGAACAAGCAGATCCCGCTACGTGGCATCCGCATGACTTCCCCTGACATCCGTGCCGGTGTGGCCCTGCTTATCGCGGCCCTTTCCGCCGAAGGCAAAAGCATCATCGACAACGTGGAGCAGATCGACCGCGGCTACCAGAACATCGACGGCCGCCTGCGCGCGCTGGGTGCGCAGATCAGAAGGCTTTAA
- a CDS encoding DUF4290 domain-containing protein, with amino-acid sequence MEASTSFKQDLLLREYGRNVQDLVNYITKVEDRQERTRLSQLLINLMAKLNPQLRDTQDYQQKLWNHLFVMSGSTLDVDAPYPLSAMEYLNDKPQPMEYPLNTPKYKHYGQNVELLVQRATELTDPQEREAAIVSIGKLMKTLYKSYNKENITDDVILGDIREISKGQLDMDLAYIESNNLFESNPGNRQQQDNSYQQRPQNQNPRNKKSNRSSNQRNK; translated from the coding sequence ATGGAAGCGAGTACCTCTTTTAAACAAGACCTATTGCTGCGGGAGTACGGCCGTAACGTGCAGGACCTGGTAAATTACATTACCAAGGTAGAAGACCGACAGGAGCGCACGCGCCTGTCGCAGTTGCTCATAAACCTGATGGCCAAGCTGAACCCGCAGTTGCGCGATACCCAGGACTATCAGCAAAAACTGTGGAACCACCTGTTCGTGATGTCCGGCTCTACTCTGGATGTGGATGCCCCCTACCCGCTGAGCGCTATGGAGTATCTCAACGATAAGCCGCAGCCAATGGAGTACCCGCTGAACACCCCGAAGTATAAACACTACGGCCAGAACGTGGAGCTGCTGGTGCAGCGCGCTACCGAACTGACAGACCCGCAGGAGCGGGAGGCGGCCATCGTTTCCATCGGCAAGCTCATGAAGACGCTCTACAAGTCTTATAACAAGGAGAACATCACCGACGATGTGATCCTGGGTGATATCCGGGAGATATCCAAAGGGCAACTGGACATGGACCTTGCTTACATCGAAAGCAACAACCTGTTTGAGTCTAACCCTGGCAACAGGCAGCAGCAGGACAACAGCTACCAGCAGCGCCCGCAGAACCAGAACCCCCGAAACAAGAAAAGTAACCGTTCCTCAAATCAAAGAAATAAGTAA